A stretch of Aerococcaceae bacterium zg-252 DNA encodes these proteins:
- a CDS encoding iron-containing alcohol dehydrogenase, with the protein MQNFIYDIPTKVFFGEGQIEQLPKLVAKFGKRVLLTYGGGSIKRNGLYDKVKELLSDCEIFELSGIDPNPRIESVREGAALCKEHKIDVVLAVGGGSTIDCSKVIAAAAKYDGDAWDLVENPTLIEAALPLIDILTLSATGTEMNTGAVITNFATKDKSGTGAYVMYPYASICDPTYTFTVPHNQTAAGTADIMSHTFEIYFNHEPGVFVQDRMAEGILEACIHYLPIALKEPDNYEARANLMWASTLALNGLTRMGRNGAWTCHPIEHMLSAYYDITHAVGLAILTPRWMAYCLNEDTVERFAMYANRVWKIAYQDDLYAMAKEAIEKTYQFFVDADMPMTLPEVEIDAEHFDEMAERVAPRLTNSYVPLDKDAVVAILEDCMTPGVTYR; encoded by the coding sequence ATGCAAAATTTTATTTATGATATTCCAACGAAAGTATTTTTTGGTGAGGGTCAAATTGAACAATTGCCAAAATTAGTGGCGAAGTTTGGTAAGCGTGTCTTACTGACTTATGGTGGTGGCAGTATTAAGCGTAATGGTCTTTATGATAAGGTAAAAGAATTATTATCTGATTGCGAAATATTCGAATTATCCGGCATTGACCCTAATCCGAGAATTGAGTCAGTACGTGAGGGTGCAGCTCTATGTAAGGAGCATAAAATTGATGTTGTCTTAGCAGTTGGTGGTGGTTCAACGATTGATTGCTCAAAAGTCATTGCTGCCGCAGCGAAATATGACGGCGATGCATGGGATTTAGTTGAGAATCCAACATTAATTGAGGCTGCATTACCTTTAATTGATATATTAACATTATCAGCCACTGGAACAGAGATGAATACTGGGGCTGTCATTACGAATTTTGCAACGAAAGATAAGAGTGGGACAGGTGCTTATGTAATGTATCCGTATGCGTCTATTTGTGACCCAACATATACATTTACTGTGCCACATAATCAAACAGCAGCTGGAACGGCAGATATTATGAGTCATACGTTTGAAATTTATTTCAATCATGAACCAGGTGTGTTTGTGCAAGACCGTATGGCTGAAGGGATTTTAGAAGCGTGTATCCATTATTTACCGATTGCATTGAAAGAGCCAGATAATTATGAAGCTCGTGCTAATTTGATGTGGGCATCTACTTTAGCGTTAAATGGTTTGACGCGTATGGGACGTAATGGTGCGTGGACTTGTCACCCGATTGAACATATGTTATCGGCTTACTATGATATTACGCATGCAGTAGGTTTAGCAATTTTAACACCACGTTGGATGGCATATTGTTTAAATGAAGATACGGTTGAACGTTTTGCGATGTATGCAAATCGAGTGTGGAAAATTGCCTACCAAGATGATTTATATGCAATGGCAAAAGAAGCGATTGAGAAAACTTATCAATTCTTTGTAGATGCTGATATGCCGATGACATTGCCAGAAGTTGAAATTGATGCGGAACATTTCGATGAAATGGCAGAACGTGTAGCACCACGTTTAACAAATAGCTATGTACCATTGGATAAAGACGCAGTTGTTGCGATTTTAGAAGATTGTATGACACCAGGTGTGACATATCGATAA
- the groL gene encoding chaperonin GroEL (60 kDa chaperone family; promotes refolding of misfolded polypeptides especially under stressful conditions; forms two stacked rings of heptamers to form a barrel-shaped 14mer; ends can be capped by GroES; misfolded proteins enter the barrel where they are refolded when GroES binds) encodes MAKELKFSEDARAALLRGVDILANTVKTTLGPKGRNVVLDKTFGSPLITNDGVTIAREIELEDRFENMGAQLVMEVASKTNDVAGDGTTTATVLTQAIAREGMKNVTAGANPVGIRRGIDLATRVAVEALQELSQPVSSKEAIAQVAAVSSGDHEIGALIADAMERVGNDGVITIEESKSIETELSVVEGMQFDRGYLSQYMVSDNEKMVANLEAPLIFITDRKVTNIQDVLPLLEEVMQSGRPLLIIAEDVDGEALPTLVLNKLRGTLNVVAVKAPGFGDRRKAMLEDIAVLTGATVISEELGYELKDATVAHLGHAGKVTVTKDATTIVEGAGDKQAIANRIAIIRAQAEETTSSFDKEKLQERLAKLSGGVAVIKVGAATETEQKERKLRIEDALNATRAAVEEGIVAGGGTALVNVQDKVLAIEATGDEATGVAIVARALEEPVRQIAENAGKEGSVVVNELHRSEKGIGYNAANDTFENMIESGIVDPTKVTRSALQNAASVAALLLTTEAVVAEIPKESPEMPMGGMPGMM; translated from the coding sequence ATGGCAAAAGAATTGAAATTTTCAGAAGATGCACGTGCAGCTTTGTTGCGTGGGGTTGATATTTTAGCAAATACAGTAAAAACAACATTAGGACCAAAGGGACGCAATGTAGTATTAGATAAAACATTTGGTTCTCCATTGATTACAAATGACGGTGTGACAATTGCGCGTGAAATCGAATTAGAAGACCGTTTTGAAAATATGGGTGCACAGTTAGTAATGGAAGTTGCATCTAAAACGAATGACGTAGCTGGTGACGGAACGACAACGGCTACAGTATTGACGCAAGCAATTGCACGTGAGGGAATGAAAAATGTGACGGCTGGAGCTAACCCAGTAGGTATCCGTCGTGGGATTGATTTAGCAACTCGTGTAGCAGTGGAAGCATTACAAGAGTTATCACAACCAGTTTCATCAAAAGAAGCAATTGCACAAGTTGCAGCAGTTTCTTCAGGTGATCATGAGATTGGTGCGTTGATTGCAGATGCAATGGAACGAGTAGGTAATGACGGTGTTATTACGATTGAAGAGTCTAAATCTATTGAAACAGAACTATCTGTTGTAGAGGGAATGCAATTTGATCGTGGTTATTTATCACAATATATGGTTTCAGACAATGAAAAAATGGTAGCAAATTTAGAAGCACCACTTATTTTCATTACGGACCGTAAAGTGACAAACATTCAAGATGTATTACCATTATTGGAAGAAGTAATGCAATCTGGACGTCCATTGTTAATTATTGCAGAAGATGTTGACGGTGAAGCTTTACCGACATTAGTATTGAATAAATTACGTGGTACATTAAATGTTGTGGCGGTTAAAGCACCTGGATTTGGTGACCGTCGTAAAGCAATGTTAGAAGATATTGCTGTCTTAACAGGTGCGACAGTTATTTCAGAAGAATTAGGTTATGAGTTGAAAGATGCAACAGTAGCACATTTAGGTCATGCAGGCAAAGTAACGGTAACCAAAGATGCAACAACGATTGTTGAGGGAGCAGGCGATAAACAAGCGATTGCGAATCGTATCGCTATTATTCGTGCTCAAGCAGAAGAAACAACTTCTAGCTTTGATAAAGAAAAATTACAAGAGCGTTTAGCAAAATTATCTGGTGGGGTGGCAGTGATTAAGGTAGGTGCTGCTACTGAAACAGAACAAAAAGAACGTAAATTGCGTATTGAAGATGCTTTAAATGCAACACGTGCAGCCGTCGAAGAAGGAATTGTTGCTGGTGGTGGTACAGCATTGGTGAATGTACAAGATAAAGTATTAGCAATTGAAGCGACTGGTGATGAAGCGACTGGTGTAGCGATTGTTGCACGTGCTTTGGAAGAACCAGTACGTCAAATTGCTGAAAATGCAGGTAAAGAGGGTTCAGTTGTAGTCAATGAACTTCATCGTTCAGAAAAAGGCATCGGTTATAATGCTGCGAATGATACATTTGAAAACATGATTGAATCAGGTATTGTAGATCCAACGAAAGTAACACGTTCTGCTTTACAAAATGCTGCGTCAGTAGCTGCTTTATTATTAACAACTGAAGCAGTTGTCGCAGAGATTCCAAAAGAGTCACCTGAAATGCCAATGGGTGGCATGCCAGGGATGATGTAA
- a CDS encoding helix-turn-helix transcriptional regulator has product MYISNVNSASIKLHQIQSNNIQESHTTTLASHDYLTLIYIHKGAAHYETQQAEQVELKKREVLILNPGHSITLSPIRRIEYICVQLTGIIFTSSMQLDTSDSFFHIKQTSSTFKDYLDLALTETKKSYRGTDLLLKKLIECLLIQILRHNELSIKDASMQSKSHEIEQIQAYIRANYAQKITLDSLSEVADINKYYLIRLFKQFTGLSPIDYLIHVRLKEAEKLLISTHQSVAQISDQVGFHSPSHFSKTFKEFNHITPTKYRHTYTPH; this is encoded by the coding sequence ATGTACATTTCAAACGTCAATTCGGCTTCAATTAAGCTGCATCAGATACAATCAAACAATATCCAAGAGTCGCATACTACAACCTTAGCCTCGCATGACTATTTAACACTCATTTATATCCATAAAGGAGCTGCACATTATGAAACGCAGCAGGCTGAGCAAGTTGAACTTAAAAAGCGTGAAGTGTTAATCTTAAACCCAGGTCATAGCATTACCTTGTCACCTATTCGCAGAATCGAGTATATCTGTGTTCAATTAACAGGTATCATTTTTACATCATCAATGCAATTAGATACATCAGATTCATTCTTCCATATCAAGCAAACATCAAGTACCTTTAAAGACTACCTTGATCTTGCCTTGACGGAAACTAAAAAAAGCTATCGTGGCACTGATTTACTTTTGAAAAAATTAATTGAATGTTTGTTAATTCAAATTTTACGTCATAATGAATTATCCATTAAAGATGCTAGCATGCAATCAAAAAGTCATGAAATTGAGCAAATTCAAGCGTATATCCGAGCAAACTATGCTCAAAAAATTACACTTGATTCTCTTTCAGAAGTGGCTGATATTAATAAATACTACTTAATCCGTCTATTTAAACAGTTTACGGGTTTATCACCAATCGACTATTTAATTCATGTCAGGTTAAAAGAAGCAGAGAAATTATTAATTTCTACCCACCAATCTGTCGCTCAAATTTCAGACCAAGTCGGTTTCCATTCACCGTCACATTTTTCAAAAACATTTAAAGAATTTAACCATATTACACCGACGAAATACCGTCACACTTATACTCCGCACTAG
- a CDS encoding co-chaperone GroES has product MLKPLGKRVLLSLNPVEQVSAGGLVLASAVKEDTAVGTVIAVGHTVTDEDVVKVDDSVVVSNFSGTKVQHEGKDYLVVELDEVLAVIE; this is encoded by the coding sequence ATGTTAAAACCTTTAGGAAAACGTGTTTTATTAAGTTTAAATCCTGTTGAACAAGTATCTGCGGGTGGTTTGGTACTAGCAAGTGCAGTAAAAGAAGACACTGCAGTAGGAACAGTTATTGCTGTTGGGCATACAGTTACAGATGAAGATGTTGTAAAAGTTGACGATTCAGTTGTTGTTAGCAACTTTAGTGGCACAAAGGTGCAACATGAAGGTAAAGATTATTTAGTAGTTGAATTAGACGAAGTATTAGCAGTTATTGAATAA
- the recA gene encoding recombinase RecA, producing the protein MDAERQKALDKALKEIEKNFGKGSIMRMGEKTETKISTVPSGSLLLDIALGVGGYPRGRIIECYGPESSGKTTVALHAIAEVQKQGGTAAFIDAEHALDPAYATNLGVNIDELLLSQPDTGEQGLAIADALVGTGAIDIIVIDSVAALVPRAEIEGEMGDAHVGLQARLMSQALRKLSGTINKTKTICFFINQLREKVGVMYGNPEVTPGGRALKFYSTIRMEVRRSEIIKDGSDMVGNRAKIKIVKNKVAPPFKEVQVDIMYGKGISQLGEMLDLAAEADIVKKAGSWYSYGETRLGQGRETAKEFLEANQELYKEIFAKVRAHYNIGDAVPETAEDVKDTLFDVE; encoded by the coding sequence ATGGACGCAGAACGTCAGAAAGCGCTAGACAAAGCATTAAAAGAAATTGAAAAGAACTTTGGGAAAGGCTCAATCATGAGAATGGGGGAAAAAACGGAGACGAAGATTTCAACCGTTCCATCGGGGTCATTGCTACTTGATATCGCACTGGGAGTAGGTGGGTATCCTCGTGGTCGAATTATTGAGTGTTATGGTCCAGAGTCATCAGGGAAAACAACCGTTGCACTGCATGCAATTGCAGAAGTCCAAAAACAAGGAGGGACAGCTGCTTTTATCGATGCTGAGCATGCTCTAGATCCAGCCTATGCGACAAATTTAGGTGTAAATATAGATGAATTACTATTATCGCAGCCAGATACTGGAGAACAAGGTTTGGCTATCGCTGATGCATTAGTAGGGACGGGTGCAATTGATATTATTGTTATCGATTCGGTAGCAGCTCTTGTACCACGTGCTGAAATTGAAGGTGAAATGGGTGATGCTCACGTTGGTTTGCAAGCTCGTTTAATGTCTCAGGCTTTGAGAAAATTATCGGGAACGATTAATAAAACAAAAACGATTTGTTTCTTTATCAACCAATTGCGTGAAAAAGTGGGTGTTATGTATGGTAATCCAGAAGTAACTCCAGGGGGAAGAGCATTAAAATTCTATTCAACAATCCGAATGGAAGTACGTCGTTCTGAAATTATTAAAGACGGCTCTGATATGGTAGGGAATCGTGCAAAAATTAAGATTGTTAAAAATAAAGTAGCACCACCTTTTAAAGAAGTTCAAGTTGATATTATGTACGGAAAAGGTATTTCTCAATTAGGAGAAATGCTCGATTTAGCAGCAGAAGCAGATATCGTTAAAAAAGCAGGTTCTTGGTACTCTTATGGTGAAACACGTCTTGGTCAAGGGCGTGAAACTGCAAAAGAATTTTTAGAAGCGAATCAAGAATTGTATAAAGAAATATTTGCGAAAGTTAGAGCACACTATAATATAGGTGATGCAGTGCCAGAAACTGCCGAAGATGTTAAAGATACACTTTTTGATGTTGAATAA
- a CDS encoding redox-sensing transcriptional repressor Rex, with protein sequence MHKEIPRATARRLPIYHRYLRFLHNAGKRRISSTELSEAVKVDSATIRRDFSYFGALGKRGYGYDVDYLLDFFSKTLNQDRLTSIGLIGVGHLGNALLNYNFRKNNNVRIGAAFDVNQDLVGKVLSGVPVYSMEELEKQIEEQAIEIVILTVPQETAAEVVERLVSVGIKGIMNFTPLRFDVPRSVRVQNVDLTTELQTLIYFIDSDLADGDEDESYMDVPYNFRF encoded by the coding sequence ATGCACAAAGAAATTCCACGTGCGACGGCACGACGTTTGCCAATTTATCATCGCTATCTTCGTTTCTTGCATAATGCGGGTAAAAGACGTATTTCGTCTACCGAATTGAGTGAGGCAGTGAAAGTTGATAGTGCCACTATTCGTCGAGATTTTTCGTATTTTGGGGCATTGGGTAAAAGAGGATATGGCTATGATGTCGATTATTTACTTGATTTCTTTAGTAAAACATTGAATCAAGATCGTTTAACATCAATTGGATTAATTGGGGTAGGACATCTTGGAAATGCGTTGTTGAACTACAATTTTAGAAAAAACAATAATGTGCGGATTGGTGCAGCTTTTGATGTCAATCAAGATTTAGTCGGTAAAGTATTATCAGGAGTTCCAGTGTACTCAATGGAGGAACTTGAAAAACAAATTGAAGAACAAGCGATTGAAATTGTTATCTTGACAGTTCCACAAGAAACAGCTGCAGAAGTAGTTGAGCGTTTAGTGTCAGTTGGGATAAAAGGTATTATGAACTTTACACCATTACGTTTTGATGTACCACGTTCTGTTCGAGTACAAAATGTTGACTTAACGACTGAGTTGCAAACATTGATTTATTTCATTGACAGTGATTTGGCAGACGGAGATGAAGATGAATCGTATATGGATGTGCCATATAATTTTAGATTTTAG
- the galU gene encoding UTP--glucose-1-phosphate uridylyltransferase GalU, with product MIKKAIIPAAGYGTGFLPATKASSKELLPIVDKPVIQFIVEEAIESGIEEILIITGKQKRSIEDHFDSNYELEENLKSKGKEELLSIVRSTTKENLFFVRQSYPVGLGDAILQAKAFVDNEPFAVLLGDNIFEAEVPVTKQLIDFYEEHRAACVAAVEVEPKDIERYGMVEIERENSIKNQDAVYHVREFIEKPKSSSTSSNLAIAGRYVLTPEVFQELERIVPGAEDELQLTDAINLLNHHQRVFAKKVTGKRYDVGNKMGYMEYSIQYGLSHDETKDELKEYLIQLSKKLKK from the coding sequence ATGATTAAAAAAGCGATAATTCCTGCAGCTGGGTATGGAACGGGATTTCTTCCAGCAACAAAAGCAAGTTCAAAAGAGTTACTTCCGATTGTTGATAAACCAGTTATTCAATTTATCGTGGAAGAAGCGATTGAATCAGGCATCGAAGAAATTCTTATCATAACAGGTAAACAGAAACGTTCAATAGAAGACCATTTTGATTCTAATTATGAATTGGAAGAAAATTTAAAATCTAAAGGGAAAGAAGAATTATTATCAATTGTTCGTTCGACTACAAAAGAAAATTTATTTTTTGTACGCCAATCATATCCAGTTGGATTGGGAGATGCTATTTTACAAGCGAAAGCATTTGTTGATAACGAACCATTTGCTGTATTGTTAGGTGATAATATTTTTGAAGCTGAAGTTCCAGTTACAAAGCAATTGATAGACTTCTATGAAGAACATCGTGCAGCGTGTGTTGCAGCTGTCGAAGTTGAGCCTAAGGACATTGAACGGTATGGAATGGTAGAAATTGAACGAGAAAATAGTATCAAGAATCAAGATGCTGTTTATCATGTCCGTGAATTTATTGAAAAACCAAAATCGAGTTCCACATCAAGTAATCTGGCGATTGCTGGACGATATGTTTTAACACCTGAAGTATTCCAAGAATTAGAACGTATTGTACCAGGAGCAGAAGATGAATTACAGTTGACAGATGCTATCAATTTGCTTAATCATCATCAAAGAGTATTTGCTAAAAAAGTTACAGGGAAACGATATGATGTAGGAAACAAAATGGGGTATATGGAATATAGTATTCAGTATGGTTTAAGTCATGATGAAACTAAAGATGAACTAAAGGAATATTTAATCCAACTAAGTAAAAAATTAAAAAAATAA
- a CDS encoding MBL fold metallo-hydrolase produces the protein MKETVIRFWSGLHTIGSNIVSLQNGDYRLIMDFGALAGADINRLCHKSEGYSLLSENLLPKIDGLYDQATLATYPLESLEDSSIKTILCLSHLHLDHIGSFGQLSDKTPVYALQESVDFYAKLKETNLLPAYNVNWQGVQPGEVIEHGPFSIEFVPVDHDTMGAASVFVTAPDTKLIYSGDWRLTGFEPEKMMSWAQKANAFNADLLLMEGTTFSHVNTDPSEVDIRIAAKTTDLRARNEWHLIENIKKAMADYDGRLVAFNGYPQNVRRMIELVKVANKMGREFVFNSAFYQMIQDYVPADLRVRKLSEHDVTVEMIQAEPEKYMLQVEEDSIDTLLSFPAGLYLHSNGMPLGSYMPSYEPFVNRIVDAGWEFVIAAATGHASTRDLLLMNAVIRPKVIVPWHTFQPETYAKALQEQGQLAWLPEYDQTYTWSTLAASLGVIDEKN, from the coding sequence TTGAAAGAAACAGTCATTCGGTTTTGGAGTGGTCTTCATACCATTGGTAGTAATATTGTAAGTCTACAAAATGGTGACTACCGATTAATTATGGATTTCGGTGCATTAGCTGGAGCAGATATTAATCGTTTGTGTCATAAATCCGAGGGATACTCATTGTTAAGCGAAAATTTATTGCCAAAAATTGACGGCTTATATGATCAAGCGACATTAGCGACTTATCCATTAGAGTCATTAGAAGATAGTTCAATTAAAACGATTCTTTGTTTGTCTCATTTACATTTAGATCATATTGGTTCATTTGGACAATTGAGTGATAAGACACCTGTTTATGCTTTGCAAGAATCGGTTGATTTTTATGCAAAATTAAAAGAAACTAATTTATTGCCAGCCTATAATGTTAATTGGCAAGGGGTGCAACCGGGTGAAGTGATTGAACATGGGCCTTTCTCAATTGAGTTTGTTCCAGTTGATCATGATACAATGGGTGCTGCAAGTGTTTTTGTGACAGCACCGGATACAAAATTGATTTATTCTGGTGATTGGCGTCTGACTGGATTTGAGCCGGAGAAGATGATGTCATGGGCTCAAAAAGCCAATGCTTTTAATGCAGACTTGTTATTAATGGAGGGCACGACTTTTAGCCATGTTAATACAGATCCTAGTGAAGTAGATATTCGTATTGCAGCTAAAACGACAGATTTGCGTGCACGCAATGAATGGCATTTGATTGAAAATATTAAAAAAGCAATGGCAGATTATGATGGGCGTTTAGTAGCATTTAATGGGTATCCACAAAATGTTCGTCGTATGATTGAATTAGTAAAAGTAGCAAATAAAATGGGTCGTGAGTTTGTTTTTAATTCGGCATTTTATCAAATGATTCAAGATTATGTGCCAGCAGATTTACGAGTGCGTAAGTTAAGCGAACATGATGTTACGGTTGAAATGATTCAGGCTGAACCAGAAAAGTATATGCTACAAGTCGAAGAAGATTCTATTGATACACTGTTGAGTTTTCCAGCAGGTCTTTATTTACATTCAAATGGGATGCCATTGGGCAGTTATATGCCAAGCTACGAGCCGTTTGTCAATCGTATTGTAGATGCTGGTTGGGAATTTGTGATTGCAGCAGCGACTGGTCATGCATCAACACGAGATTTATTATTAATGAATGCAGTGATTAGACCAAAAGTGATTGTGCCTTGGCATACATTCCAACCGGAAACTTATGCGAAAGCATTGCAAGAACAAGGGCAGTTAGCTTGGTTGCCAGAATACGACCAAACTTATACTTGGTCAACTTTAGCAGCGTCGTTAGGAGTAATCGATGAAAAAAATTAG
- a CDS encoding serine hydrolase: protein MFRIILVQLLLLGAPYSIDAIDYYQMNAPVSMLSIVRSKASALFKMNFANIKGKHQLYFRKVSENTAPIVYNNQPARSASIIKLYILAVLFEQSEKGMIDLNSMYSLQAADIVGGTGSIQNAPIGTIYSLQQLAKEMIISSDNTATNILINELGGVQFVNQQIHQMGFKQTQLRRKMLDFKALENGIDNETTVIDVGNLLTRLAQGELVSKSASQSMLDILEQQHDHEKLFARMSKDIKVYNKTGTFAERGVLADAGIMEYRNHRYVFVVLSNNGEMTQQQQAMQKLGYEVGQLIVGDN from the coding sequence ATGTTTCGAATAATACTTGTTCAACTATTGTTACTAGGTGCGCCGTATAGTATCGATGCCATCGATTATTATCAAATGAACGCTCCTGTATCAATGCTTTCAATCGTTCGTTCCAAAGCTTCTGCACTATTTAAAATGAATTTTGCTAATATAAAGGGCAAACATCAATTGTATTTTAGAAAAGTATCTGAAAATACAGCACCAATTGTTTATAATAATCAACCGGCTCGTTCTGCTAGTATCATTAAGCTGTATATTTTAGCAGTATTATTTGAGCAGAGTGAAAAGGGTATGATTGATTTGAATTCGATGTATTCATTGCAAGCAGCTGATATTGTCGGTGGTACTGGCTCTATTCAAAATGCTCCGATTGGCACGATATATTCTTTGCAGCAATTAGCAAAGGAGATGATTATTTCTAGTGATAATACAGCAACGAATATTTTAATTAACGAACTAGGTGGCGTGCAATTTGTTAATCAACAGATTCATCAAATGGGATTTAAACAAACGCAATTAAGACGGAAAATGTTGGATTTTAAAGCGTTAGAAAATGGAATTGACAATGAAACGACTGTGATTGATGTGGGTAATTTATTGACACGACTGGCTCAAGGGGAATTGGTGTCTAAATCAGCAAGCCAATCAATGCTAGATATTTTGGAACAACAGCACGACCATGAGAAACTCTTTGCAAGAATGTCAAAAGATATTAAAGTGTATAATAAAACAGGAACATTTGCTGAACGGGGTGTGTTAGCTGACGCAGGTATTATGGAATATCGTAATCATCGGTATGTTTTTGTTGTTTTATCTAATAACGGTGAAATGACGCAACAGCAGCAAGCGATGCAAAAACTTGGATATGAAGTTGGTCAATTGATTGTTGGAGATAACTAA